TGATGTCGAGCAACCGCGGCAACAGCAGTTCCTGCACCAACGAGTCGGCAAACCACGACTCGACATCGACCAGGGTCTGCACGTGCAGGACGAACAGCAGGAGGTAGACCACGATCAGCCCCTCGGCGGCCCCCACCGCCAGCCCGAGGATGCGATCGAGCCCCCTCAGGCGCATCGAGTTGAACAAACTCTCGAACAACGCCTCCACCAGCTTGACCAGCAGGTAGCCGGCTACGAACAGCACCAGGGAGGCGACCACAACGTTCCACCAGCCGTCGCCCCACCACTCGGCAAGTTGGCGTGCGGCCAGCGGGTGGCCGATGAAGGCGGCGGCAAGTCCCGCCGCCACCGCGCCGACGGAGAACACTTCCGCCACGAAACCGCGCACCGCCGCCCGTATTCCCGCCGCCAGCAGGATGACGCCGCAGACCACGTCGATGGCCGCCATCACTCCGCTCCGGCACCGGGGCCGGGTGCCGCGCTCCGGCCCGCGGCGTGCCCGTCGCCGCCGGTCCTCGCGACGATCGCCGCGATGCGCCGCGCCGCCGCGCGGCCGGTCTCTTATACACAAAT
This window of the Spirochaetaceae bacterium genome carries:
- a CDS encoding CvpA family protein, with the protein product MAAIDVVCGVILLAAGIRAAVRGFVAEVFSVGAVAAGLAAAFIGHPLAARQLAEWWGDGWWNVVVASLVLFVAGYLLVKLVEALFESLFNSMRLRGLDRILGLAVGAAEGLIVVYLLLFVLHVQTLVDVESWFADSLVQELLLPRLLDIMPFPALPSAREAPFI